Genomic window (Ananas comosus cultivar F153 linkage group 1, ASM154086v1, whole genome shotgun sequence):
GGCCCTGCCTGACGCCCAAGTCGACGACGTGGACGCGGCGGCAGCCGGCGAAGGCCTCGAGGATGGCCTGGTTGGCGGTGAAGTGGGCGAACTTGAGGCAGGGGGAGGCCTCGTAGAAGTGCGCGTAGAGGAGGTCGTAGAAGAGAGAGGCGTCGGGGCGCGGCGGGCGGAGGTTGTAGATGCGGCGGGCGAGGGCTTCCGCGAAGTAGGCTGCGACCTTGCGCATGGCGCCGCCCTGCGACGCCGCGAGCACCGAGATCTCCTTCAGCAGCGCGTCCGCGGCGGCAAGGTTCTCCCGCTGCACCGCCTCCGCGCAGGCCATGAGCGCGTGGACGAGCCGGATCCCGGCCTCCTGGCTGTCCACCACCACAACCGGCACCGGCACCGGCACCGGCACCGCCTCCGCTCCTCTTCCCCCGCTGCCGAGCGACGACGcggacgagggcgagggcgaagagGACGAAGACGACGAGGAGGAAGCAGCAGAGGCTCCGATCCGCATCCGTTTCCGATCCCTAGTTACCTCGGAGCACGGATCGGATCCGAACACCGCGGGATCGACCGCGGGAGCCGGGATCGTCTTCAGATCGCACTCGGCGGCGGGGACCGCGGAGGGGAGATCGAAGTAGCGGTGCTGGTGCTCGGCGGTGGTGAGGATGGGttccgcagcagcagcagcagcaggaggaggagggagaggaggagggggagcgTTGAGCTCGGAGATCATGGAATCGAGCCAGGATGAGAGATCGGAGGGGTTGTAGTGGACGACGTCGGAGGGGGGGAGATGGAGTTGGGAGAGCAGGAACCCGTCGTCGGGGGCGGCGCAGCTTCCCATCGCCATGGCCATGTCCAATTGCTCCAGCTTCTGCGCCACGTCCGCCATGTCCGACGACCTCACCTTGTACCCCAGCGTCGCCAATAGCTcgtccatctcctcctcctccttcgactTCGCGTCCTCCGTTATCGTCTTCTTCCCCTTCCCCATATCCGCCGCATAGCCacttgctcctcctcctcctccgccgtcgccATAGGAGCTATCCTGGTGCTCCCTCTTCATCTCCGAGTAACAGCGATCGCTCcaattcctcttcttcttactcttcttcttcttcttcttcttccgcgAAGGGATAAAGGTGAACAGGAAGGGATCGAGAAGAGTAGAGGTTATCGAGAGTGGAGGAGGCAATCgggggaagaagaaaagggtaATTAGAATGGCGTGACGTTATCACAGAGAAAggacatctctctctctcgtttttACCGAGCCGTGCCTTTTCTTCTCTCTACGGAATTCACCGCCCAGTAAAAATCATCCACACGCCagcctaaatttaaattaaagggaaaataaaaaagttatccTCCATCACCATAGCTgaagaaatttaattataagGATCCAAAAATGTAATCGTTGTATAACTCACACACGAGGCTGACATGTGGAGCCCACATATGTGGGCGCACTATGTCAGCCTGATATACATAAACTTCACACCAAAGAGATGAAACTTACGGAGGGAAAGGTGAGTAGCTCGACACTACCACTTAGGGCTGGCAAAGAGCAAGCTGACTCTTGTTCGGTTTGGTATTCGGCTCACGCAAGCtaggctcgaattaatttcaagtcaagTCTGAGCATAAACttagatttgaaattaatttcaagtctaACTTGNTCCAAGTGATGATGATATTGGGGATCAGGGAATTAAATATGTTGTGCAGTAAGAGGTGGTTGCATTTGCGAGACTTGCACGAATCATGGCAACAAAAGGGTGAGGACAAGAGGAAACCAAAGAAAATGAATGTAGGTGgggcactctctctctctctctctctctctctctctctctctctctctctctctatatatatatatatatatatatataattagtctattatattatcaatagtatcaatTACTTACCATTAGATTTTTGACGCTTAAATAAAGGAATGTATAGCTAGGATGATAATGATCCTCTAGGACTGATTCggtgattagttgaatagtataatctaacggattgaaatgatcaaagagcTAGATCAAACGGtacaaaattcgatagcactaagcatttggtactatcaataataaTTGTGAGACTCCAAATAGTACtctatataagatataataggattagaactcttaacccgacttaaacattttgagtGGTGGCTAGGcacaagaggttaagagagttaagcatactaggatgggagtagtcctaggatcgATGACCCCTtgagaagttggggcgtcacagatggtatcagaacCAATTACcaaccggaagtgtgagatgagtctcggttgAGCCATGATTATATAGCGAGGAGAGCGAGGCCCTTATGCTATTGGCCATTGTGGGTGGAGCGGAGTTCACCACAAGGTCGGTTTAGGCTGGCGAGACGAGTTTCACATCGCTTGGTATTTGTGAGTCTGAgtctgacgaggacgtcagggcttaagggGGGGAGATTGTGACACCCCAGTTAGTTCtgtatataagatataatagggctaaaactcttaacccgctttaaacattttgggtggcGGCTAGACCcaaaagattaagagagttaagcgtccTAGGACAGAAGTAGTCCCAGGATGGGCGacaaaatcctactctaattcctctcattctcttttTCACTTGCTCGCAGAGTtgcttttcctaatttttttttaagaaaaaacttcaaataccacccccgtggtttcacactttctcactttagtgtcctgtggtttaaagtgtatcaatttagtgccctatgattttagttttatctttttattatcgatttcattatttttttcgttaaattaatgacaaagttaaaactaaagggtcctaaactgaatatttgataaacctaggtggggtatctgaagtttttgtatataatttaacgcaatattaacggaaaagctgcgaaaaagataaaaataaaaccacaggacactaacttgatacactttaaactattaggtactaaagtgagaaagtgcgaaaccacgggggtagtatttgaagtttatcctcttttatattataatatcgtatttcatacATTCATTTTGTgtgttgaactattagacattttttgtatcaaaattttagataatgttttataaaaattaaactatagattgcatgatgttaagaatttcaagcggctcgtttagggctcgagcttgCTCGACTCGTAGTTagactcgctcgagctcggctcgaattaatttcaaactgAGCTTGACCCTAAATTTAGACTCGAAagtaatttcaagccaagcttgaactaaggtaagctcgctcgagctcggctcatttcCACCCCTAACTACCAGCATGATAAAGATTTATAGTTACATATACCATGTATaatatatactttaaactagAGTATGTTTGGTTCGAAATCAAAATCcgtattgaaatcaaaataaaaataagctgaAAACAGAATcggaataatttattatcttcTTCTATTTGgttcgtgtcacgccccgagctccgccaatttggtcgaatTCGAGTACgtaacagacgccgaacggacagcacctcccctgtccgcccaaggctctaacaacatgtatattacAAACAAGTCAACAGGAAAATtgcaagatatacaaggtttgcacgagggcaaacaacaacaaccacaagtaaaagcatcgaaactatctGAGCATTCAAcatacaagtcatttgattacatttgtatcaaacacaagtaaaccattacatttacattcattttatCCATTCATTTACACCACAATTAGCTTTTAACCAAAACATAGGGTTTTACATCTTTTACATcactagttcaacatacaaaagttgagtaCACAAAATGTAGGGTATGGCTATACACCGAGGACCGCTACCTAcagcgcgatacccttgccttgATCTTCCGCCGCCCTGCTCGcgtacggatctgcagggttagtggtaatgagaactagaagaagttcccagtgggttcggccgccaactgcgccgattcgcccactaggtctatttcaggcatatgtatttcaataaaagTAGATATCAAACCATCTAATGCaattactaatacaatgcctacAAAACAactgtcaacagatagatagataatcaaatACATGAATCTGATGCTTGCATGTTCATTCCTCTTTTTACTCGGCTTTTACCTAATCTTTCCAGGGTTCATCATGTTCACCCCAACTCACATCTCACATGTGCCATCTACCGGGATTAGCATTTGGAAATGCCTCCAAGGGATCCATCTCATCTACCGGGGAAGGCACATAGCACTATcgcccgagggatcttcgccgggcactctcacccgtggtgtctacattccgaagtacaccgcttgaggaggagctaccttactcaagccggaaccaatacatgtgagtatgatcacattctcaatttgaggaggtatagccaaacctATCTCATGCCACAATatctcaatgccaatgataggatctaccatatgatatatataccaCCAATTCTGAAtcacaatggtcctgatgccacattAAGCTAAACCTTGTTTAGTAATTACGTTTTTTGTGCCAATctggtcactaatgtcaatgtcaccttggtttactattgtcatagtccgtTCTCGCATTCAATACACATAGGGTTCTTTCATACATAGTTCACATCGTTGTTTATCGTTTCACATATTCtttaagcatataaatgtatttCAACCATGAACACATAACAAGCTACCCTACATGCATGAAAGCTaacatcaatatgctcaaatggagtgacatagacatagaaagagatccgatGTTCCAGgacagcaccccccaccttttgggtATGCTAGGATGCCGCGGTCCTGTTTCCACAAATTTTAGATGCTTTCGCTGCGAGCTGCGACaatctgtaccaatttagctTCCTTTCCCAATATCTCTGCActcgctcgtcgtatcgccgaaccgagtgtaccaacgcgttcgttgacctaccaattaggttaaaatgaaaTCAATCCCATGATTAaacctcaaaattacaaaaccctaaagTTAGGTCCTTGTACGAAGTCATCTTCCCCAAACTAGTCCCTAAGCATGGATACTAAGGGGAAAACCACCATAGAAGCTCCTAAATACTCATACAAGAAGCTActaccaaaaccctaacttgaaaaccctagaaatcctcaaaaactcacctagggttCAAATATTTCCTTCAAAGCGCTTGCTTAAGCTTGTCTTCACTTAgagaagcttcttctccaagcttttctcctccaaagGCCCTCCTTgatccaagctctagagagaaggGGAGGGAGACGAgagatttttagagagagaaagagagatattttTATGTTGGGTATGAGGGAAATGAGCCCTAGCTCAAGCCTCAACCCACACTTAACCCATCTCATGTTACATTTGCGCTTAAGCCCCTCTTAATTCCACTTTTCACAatagcccttactgggcatttttcgcatgcGGGGTCCGGGCCCTGAAGGTAAGGtctggaccccgagagcattaCCTTCAGCCAGACAGCCCactctgggcagatttcgcgtACGGGCTGAGCAAAACCCCACTCGGCCTGCCTGCGCAGGGCatttcacgcgtacggggtccggaccctgcagctagggtccggaccccgagagaaCAATTTCTGgtacttagccagattttcacaGGTTTGCTCTCATGGGTCCATATACCCTATACAATGGCCCTAATGATCTTAGAACCCATTGTAACTTGTTCATACTTGTCCGACTCCGCGTTCtgctcgtttcgacggaactcagCACATTTTACGGGGAAGTGATACGTTACAGTTCACCATCTGAATCCAAATCGGAATAAACCATTTCCATTTTCGATGTTGGTTTATATAGATATcagaaacgtaatcaaattaatatatcaattttatctttataatatattagtttaaattcaaactgaaaattaaatattaaaaatttacttcaaaatgttaaaataatgtcaaaattttaaatacatattttttaaaaaattaaaatttgaaattgaacaaatatttcaaaatataaaactaaatttcgatttatgcaaattcaaacttaaaatttaaatttaaatttaaatttatatccgtaaatttaatttaaattttaaataaaatttgaataaaattttagattttaaattaaatttaaatttataaattagattcgaaatgcttgattgaattttaatttttaatttaagttcaaattaaaattaaaatttataaatataatttttaaacttaaacttatgttttaattaaaaataagctcaaaaaagttaaatttatccTGAACAAATCTATTCGGCCTGAAGGCCGAATTGGAAAAGTGGGTAATTGGGAAGATTCCTATTAACGCgaaaatcggaatcgaaatgaaaaTCTCGTATACCAAATACGGACAAATGGATTCGTGAGGCCGGATCGGAAAAAGGGATAATTGGGAGGATTCTCATTAATCCgtgaatcagaatcggaatgggaatCCCGCATATCAAATACGGATTGTTCATTCTGATTTTCATTTCAGGGTGAAAAAGGGGGTGAACAAAACACGCCTTAATTGTATTTTACTATCTTTTACCGCTTATAGTCCAATTAAAagtaatatcttaattttatatttacaggCCATGAAGTTTATGGTAagtcaattttattaatttacttgaaagtgttaaaaaaataatcttatacaaagtaaataaaaaaaatattacatttaaGATCTCTATTCTAATagtatattagaaaaataaaataataattttatctaaaaatttttcaGACTATATATCTTGACATTACATATCCTACAAAATAATCAAAGCTCTAATAAAAAatcattattatattaaaataaatatcaaataaattttttttttattttttataaaattgatgtttttattaaaattgtataattaaattattattattattattattattatttaaagcagttcgaaagtaagaaaaaataagTTATCGCCCATCACATTCTCTAGCTTGAAAAATTAGACATGAGAAGGGTTAGGGAGGAAGAAAGAAAGTTGACGCGAAGGACACCTGGACATCAATAAACGCGTAGTGGGTCCTATCAGTGGCAGGTGCGATTATTGAAGTCCACGTTTAACGCCGAGCCTAGTCCTTATCCCCAACTTGTGTGACGCTGCCACGTGCCTCGCCGGCCTTCACTGTTCCTCCTTTACGGCACCTACCGGATATTCGTACGTGCGTATCAGCGTACGTAGGTTGCAGCGGGGTCCGGGCCCACCGTGGTGACATGATGGTAGATGCATACACGATCAATTTGAATGACAAGTAGGCCCAGTCGCCGGGCCCCACATGTCAGGAGCAACAGCagttaatataaatatagtataatatatatatataatatatagacgTGTGGCTATATGCTCATTCGAAAGCACCTGACAGCTTCCAGCTGCTTTCGATGTTGGCGACtgttcgaatcgtcgatcgttccgttaaacttgatctagagtaattTGGAGtacttagaaaaataaattttttattttcgatatcatttgcctagtgatcgaatgagctcaaaatcaacaaatttcaatgaccgtagtgagccgtttgcaagtttaacggtgtagaaatatccaaatcacgtgaaattttgatagaaaattctttatactatataaaacaagatcaatatctttgatttaaaattttaatgtcatattattacattttgtaagatttttattttcagccgttgattttgagtcccttcgttcactaggcaaatgatatcgtaaaatcataaaatttattttctaagtacttcaaatactctagatcaagtttaacggagccgatcgacgattcgaaagtcgcaacatcaaaaacgagctagaagcacggaaggctccgtgcttccaatagcatagtagcctcactctatatatatatatatatatatatatatatatataaaagcccTACAGCCAAGGAGAATAGTCCTTGTCGCATGTGAATTGTGCTGGGCTGTTGGTGTACGGTAATAAATTtactatcaacttttatttatttttatttgatcaatttgcataaaaaatttaagttttgagATTTTACAAAATTGGActatttttttcgattttacaaaTTTGAACCGTACTTTTagaaaactaaccaaaatattctttttttctttctctctcttcttttttttttcttttgtttttattttttttccctcttcgaAGAGAAAGGCGgaagtggaggtggaggtggaggtggaggcggaggcggcggcagccagCCACGCCTCTACCCCCGCACCCTCGCCCGCGTTTGCACACCActcgccctcctcgccttcgACCCCACTAAGGCTGCGCTCGCTGCCACCCTTTGGGACACCCCTCATCGCCTCCGCCCTATGCGCCCTCACCCGCGCCCGCTCACCCCCAGCTTTTCTTGCCTCCGACCCCACCGAGGCTGCGCCACGATCctcctttttttcctctccaaaCCTCCTTCACAGGCTCCACGGCCCTTCGCGACCCACTTTCActtccacctccacctccatcGCAGCAAATTTTTCACCCGTCAAACCCACTTCTAGAAACCCATCGTCCTCACCACCGCCGGCGATGACAAAAAGAAAGTGCTTTTCGGCaccataataatttttagaaagtaCATTGCACCAATAAGAATGGATGTCTAAATGTGTCTCCTCTCTAATGTTCCATCACTGTTTATCATCGGAAGAACAAAGGAACTCAAATTTCTCCTCTTCCCTCCTCCTCAAAAGAAGTGTAAGGTGAGATACAGAGAAGAGAGTGTAAGAAATATTAGTTGAGTGCTTCCAAGAACTTAATGTCTTTAAATAGACCTTGGATAGGCCTTGGCATGATAAGTCTCCAAAGactagtttttaaatttttgaactcTTTAATGGCTAATTTAGCAGCTAGTTTTTGAAATTGAAGCTTGCTAACAGCtagatttttgaattttgaattttataatggTTAGTTAAATGATGATTTTTTGAATTAGAGCTTTTTAGCAATATTTGAGGTATCTTTAATTTGGAGCCATATAATGGCTATTGTCTAATAttgcaagaattttttttaaattatatagtatgtattcAAACAGTATAAAAATAGAGCCGTGCAAAGCTCTAGGTCATACAGAATTGTCTATTCTAACCAGACCTAAACCAGAAAATATAAATGTCCTGTCATTTTCTAACTATACATCGACCTTGTTCGCGAATTATGGAGATAAATTAGACGAAATCAAGCTCACTAAGCTTGGCAAGAAGCCAACAAAAGTGTTAGCGCTTGGATGCATGCAGAATCATTTGTCACCGGCACGCAAGCTTCATTTTAGTTGCCCAAGGTCCGCGGAGCAAAAGTGAATCAAATTCAGTATTTGTAGTGTTATCATAGTTCCGAAATTCGTGGTATTGACTTAGATATTAGCCAAGTAAAGTTGGCAAGATTGCTAGTGGACTCAGGTTGTTGATTCAGCTTATGTTGATACTCACGGCCAAACCCATTTCAACttggggcatgtttgtttcactgaAACCGGACTTTAGGTAGAAATAGACTTTGAGGTAAAGCGGAGTTAGGTGAAAACTACTTCTTCCTTACTGTTTGTTTCATAGTTATGGGAGTGGAGTTTTATTAGTTCTACTATTTGTTTGGTACTCACTGCAGCCAGCAGAGTTTGGTCTTTGATTAATTAGACCGTCATTTTCTACAAGGGATcatgtagaacgcagcggaagtattcgttcgtacttttttgcggaagcgattcgcgctagAACGCGACGAgcccggatcgtagaggttgattcacgtatccttggatcgtccttgaaaatcttctatcgctccaaactcgcggtggatcgaactacaaatgaGCACGATCTccaatccaccgttcaagacccTCTACTTAAACCcggcatttcttcatagctccaggcgaaACAATCTTTGTACTCCTTCAATAGCTTCTTTAATTCTTCCTATTGCTGAGCCGACAACTTGGAACTTATAAACGTCGGCCTGTTGTCTTCACAAGACCCCATGTTAACTTCTATCAACAAGTCCTGGGTTTCCAGCTTTTTCTCGTCGGctttaataggcgattcttctaaTTTCATTTCCACTGCTTGCCTATTCATCTCATATGATTCGTCGGTCTTCTTGACCGATTTCGCTTGACCTTCTTTCTTGGCTTTATGAACCGAGTCTTTTATGACCTTCTCGGCCTTATTGGCCGAATTATCAGGTGCCAACACATCGGCTTTGGCAGCCGAGTTATCCtcatagccgatcttgttgatcggctcATATTGTTGAGGCTTGTGCCAAGCCTCTATCCCTGATTTTTGGGATTCCATTTTAACCATCTTGGTGGCTCTTCAATAGCCACCATATCATTGATATCTTCagagagaattaattgaatTCCCTCCTCTGTTACTCTCACAAATGAAATCTGATTTGGATCAGCATCGGCCCAATTGTGATGGCCGATGTCCTCCATGTTGACGTCTATCATTTGAGGCCGTCCTTCGGCCCGGACCTCTTCTACCTTGTCTCCTATCCACTGGAACAGTTTTCCGTGGAGTATAGAGGGCACGCACTCATTTGCATGGATCCAGTCACGCCCGAGTAGTaagttgtagtggctatctgcatccacaaaaaaaaatgcagtttttaaagttttcgaGCCTACCGTAAGTTCGGTGGTGAGCACTCCTCGGGCTTGTTGATCGTTTCCTGTAAAATCAGTCATGATCGAATCGGCAGGCTTCAACTCATCCTCGTCTTTGCCCAACTTCTTAAAGAAAGAAGTAGGCATTACGTTGACCATTGCACCGCCGTCCATCATCACTCGGCCTACCGGCCGACCTTCAATCaaagcttttataaaaataggTCTTATAAACCTCATCtgcatggccgatggtttctcaaaaaccactgcGTCGGCCGGTCGAACATCTTCTAATTGCAATTGGGCTACTCTAAGCCCATCTTCCTTCTCCTCTCTAAATTCTTCATACTCAATAAACTCTGCCTTAAAGGATTGAGGCAGAGCATATACCATATTCACTTCAGCCGGCGATTCTTCGGCTGATTTTCCTTtggttctttgtttcttttcctcCGACTCCTTTGTTGTTTCGGCAGAAGAATCACTTTCCATCCGGACCTCCCTTTCTTTCGGaggccatctctctcttttgatcatagtttcgagggaagctattttttcttctaactccctcctgATCATCTTATCTTCTGACTCGGCCTCGATTGGCCGTTCTATTCTTGACTTCAACTGGGGGGCGGATGATGAGCCGCCTGCCTCGTGATCATTTCTCATTGGACGAAAAAGGCGGGACTGCTCATCAGGGCGCCTCCAAATATTGAGCCTTATCCCTTTCGCCTCCTTATAATGTTGTCTCGCttcggcttgcatcctctgctgccgacgtttctgagtttttgttaacatcggcccatgccatctggccgatggtttAACTTCAACGTCGTGCCATTCATCTACTAGCACATTCGCCGGTACCTTCACCGTTCTTAAATGgttttttagaatttctcttcGTTCCCACCGTCTCGGTCAAGGTTGAATGCCGAGCTCGTTGACTAACCTTTGACcaaggaattctatgtctccctcggtcattccttcaaattccggttctggtctcggcctggcttgttGTTGCCAATATGGCCTATACCCAGGAAACCTCTGCTTGGAGCCGAAAGGTCTGTCTTGGAAGTCCCATCGGCCATGACGTTCTCCACGCCTATTGTTGTAGTAg
Coding sequences:
- the LOC109713571 gene encoding DELLA protein SLN1-like, whose product is MKREHQDSSYGDGGGGGGASGYAADMGKGKKTITEDAKSKEEEEMDELLATLGYKVRSSDMADVAQKLEQLDMAMAMGSCAAPDDGFLLSQLHLPPSDVVHYNPSDLSSWLDSMISELNAPPPPLPPPPAAAAAAEPILTTAEHQHRYFDLPSAVPAAECDLKTIPAPAVDPAVFGSDPCSEVTRDRKRMRIGASAASSSSSSSSSPSPSSASSLGSGGRGAEAVPVPVPVPVVVVDSQEAGIRLVHALMACAEAVQRENLAAADALLKEISVLAASQGGAMRKVAAYFAEALARRIYNLRPPRPDASLFYDLLYAHFYEASPCLKFAHFTANQAILEAFAGCRRVHVVDLGVRQGLQWPALLQALALRPGGAPSFRLTAVGPPASGDALREVGWKLARFADAVRVDFRYRPLVAASLADLDAYTLQRPSAAAAAAAAEVEEEEEEAAEEAVAVNAVLELHQVLAQLGAAEKVLGTVRALRPRVFTVVEQEANHNAGSFRDRFTEALHYYSTVFDSLEGCGSAGSSDRVMAEAYVGREIANVVGCEGPERTERHETLAQWRGRMGRAGFHPVPIGSDAFKQASTLLALFSGGGGGGFRVEEREGCLTLGWHTRPLIATSAWRAAPTP